aatgtaaaaaattgcaACAGCAATAATTGtacagcaccatggacagcaaccattcacccagtagatatgggagtttatcaaaattggatttgttttcgaacgctttgtggatctgtgtaatctgagggaaatatgtctctctaatatggtcatacattgggcaggaggttaggaagtgcagctcagtttccacctcattttgtgagcacatagcctgtcttctcttgagagccatgtctgcctacggcggcctttctcaatagcaaggctatgctcactgagtctgtacatagtcaaagctttccttaatgtttgggtcagtcacagtggactctctcgctctttttttttatatctctctctctctattcctctctctcataCACTTGCGTACACCACTAGCAGCGGTAGGAAAAACCCAGTGACGTTTCTCGTGCTCATTATTCTCATCAAAAAGATGttcacttttctctctctgacGCGCGCGAACACCGGACGTCTGACGCCACCCGGGTCTCTTATAAAAGTCACCCGGAGGGACGATCTCAGCACGTAGCTCTTAGTCGATCATTACTTAGTTTTCAAGCAGGGTACCGGAGGATAACGCACTGGCCAGTGTCTGTCTGTTCACCAGCTCGTTGAGAAGCGGCTTTCACCTCAAGTGTCGGGTAAAAAAGACATTTCAGGTAACTTGTCTATTttctcatgttgttgttgttgttgttgctgaagACATGTTAGACCACGTAAAGGAATCTCTACATCATTGTAAAGTAAATCAGTCTATATCATTATACATGTGTTTTACCATTGCTCCAGATACAGTCTATATCACCATTGTCCGATTTGAGGAGGATTGTGTTTAAAAAGGACACATTTGATATTTTAAATACAAAAGATGTTTGTAGTGATATTGCAACTCTCCCATCAGAAGAAGAAGTCCGTTTAACGCCTCAACAGCTCCACGGACTGTCTGACGGTTGTGCGTAATGGGCTTTTTTACGCACATACATAGAGACTGTGGAAACTAGTCGGGGATTTAAAAAATGAAGACTTTTGTCTTATTTCTGATGTTCTAAAATAGTAACATAATAAATCTAACGAAAATATAATTACAAGTATAATGTTTGGTCTTTATTTGGTCTTTTAGTCTATTTCATTCATCCCTTCACTGCCACTACAATGTTCACTCTCTCTCCGCACCCCATCCACGCAGGTCTCAATGCCACCCGGTTTCTAGCGAAGACACGCGGCTCAACTCGAGCTAAAAACAAGACAAGATGACCGGTATCCACGTGGAGGGACTGGCGGCGATCGCCCTCTTCTACGTTCTGATCCTTGCGGTGGGGATCTGGGCAGCGTGGAAGAACAAACACGCCGGGGAGGCGGAGGGCACAGACCGCAGTGAAACCATCATGGTTGGTGGAAGGGACATTGGTTTATTTGTTGGTGGTTTTACCATGACCGGTGAGTTTCATTGTGTGAATGATTGAGAGTCGATGTTCTCTTTGTAAGTTGATTTctaaataaaggtgattctgaaaGTTTACTAACTAAAGTTGTAGGACTATACcccctttttaaaatgttttacttgaCTAATATAAAAACCGGTTGTAAAAAATGTATAGGCTACTTCAATTTGATAACTCATGCTCGATGGTTAGGGGAAAGGCGTTTAACTAAAGACACGAACTAACATGTTGAATTGCAGCATTGAACAGCTTTACTTTACATATTTTATTTATCATAGTttacagatttttaaaaaatacattattcCGTGAAGAAACTAATAATCAGACCATTTTCAAGCATAATTCTTATGCGCGGAATGTTGTCACCTTGTCGTTTGGATTGACACGCATCGGGTAAATCATGATTTGACTCTGTGAATTACTGTAGGCTGAACATTTATGTTTAGTTGTTGTCATTGCAGCGACCTGGGTTGGTGGCGGATACATCAACGGAACGGCGGAGTACGTATATCTTCCTGGTTACGGCTTGGCTTGGGCACAAGCGCCTTTTGGATATGCGCTAAGTCTAGTCGTAGGTGAGTCATCTCGTTAATAATAAACAGTGCGTTCgggaactattcagaccccttgaattctgttaccttacagccttattctaaaatggattaaattgtcagggctctggctgggcaactcaaggacattcagagacttgtcccgaagccgctcctgcgttgtcttggctgtgtgctttgggttgttgtcctgttggaaggtgaaccttcgccccagtctgaggtcctgagcgctctggagcaggttttcatcaaggatctctgtactttgctcagttcagctttgcctcgatcctgactagtctcccagtccctgccgttgaaaaacgtccctacagcatgatgctgccaccaccatgcttcaccgtagggatggtgccaggtttcctccagacgtgacgcttggcattcaggccaaagagttcaatcttggtttcatcagaccagagaatcttgtttctcatggtctgagagtcctttaggtgccttttgacaaactccaagcgggctgtcatgtgccttttactaaggagtggcttctatctggccactccaccataaaggcctgattggtggagtgctgcagagatggttgtccttctggaaggttctcccatctccacagaggaactctggaactctgtcagagagaccatcaggttcttggtcacctccctgaccaaggcccttctcccccgattgctcagtttggccgggtggccagctctaggaagagtcttggtggatccaaacttcttccatttaagaatgatgttcttggggaccttcgatgctacagacattttttggtacccttccctagatctgtacttcgactcaatcctgtctcggcgctcaaACGACAATTTCTTCAacttcatggcttgttttttgctctgacatgcgatgtcaactgtaggaccttatatagacagctgtgtgcctttccaaatcatgtccaatcaattgaatttacaacaggtggactccaatcaagttgttgaaacatctcaaggacgatcaatggaaacaggatggacctgagctcaatatagtctcatagcaaagggtctgaatacttatgtcaataaggtatttctgttttttatttttaatacatttgcaaacatttctgaaaaacggttttcgctttgtcattatggggtattgtgatgtcattatggggtattgtgatgtcattataggggtATTGTGCATAGAGTGATGagggtaatttaaaaaaaaaacaattttagaacaaggtaacaaaatgtggaaaaagtcaaggggtctgaatacttttcaaatgcaccgTACAATAGACTACAGTTTGGAATATAAAACTTAATAACGTAGACTTGTGAAATAATCCATCATATATTTGACATTCCTCTGAAAATCCCCAATATCCTGTGCGTTTATTAAACCTGCCAACATGCTTGCCGTGTGCAGGAGGTCTGTTCTTCGCCAAGCCCATGCGCTCCAGAGGTTATGTCACCATGCTGGACCCTTTCCAGCAGAAGTATGGGAAGAGGATGGGTGGTCTGCTCTTCATACCTGCTCTAATGGGAGAGATCTTCTGGTCTGCGGCCATTTTATCTGCTCTGGGTAAGTTATTATCAATGATAATACAGCACAGTGGTGATCTCTGTCTGTGTTGTTACTATCTCTGACCaggtccctgtctgtctgatccTCTAGGAGCCACGCTGAGTGTGATCATAGACATAAACATCAAGATGTCTGTGGTGATCTCTGTCTGTGTTGTTACTATCTCTGACCAGGTCTGTCTGATCCTCTAGGAGCCACACTGAGTGTGATCATAGACATAAACATCAAGATGTCTGTGGTGATCTCTGTCTGTGTTGTTACTATCTCTGACCAGGTCTGTCTGTTCCTCTAGGAGCCACGCTGAGTGTGATCATAGACATAAACATCAAGATGTCTGTGGTGATCTCTGTCTGTGTTGTTACTATCTCTGACCAGGTCTGTCTGATCCTCTAGGAGCCACGCTGAGTGTGATCATAGACATAAACATCAAGATGTCTGTGGTGATCTCTGTCTGTGTTGTTACTATCTCTGACCAGGTCTGTCTGATCCTCTAGGAGCCACACTGAGTGTGATCATAGACATAAACATCAAGATGTCTGTGGTGATCTCAGCCTGTATTGCGATCTTCTACACGCTAGTCGGAGGTCTGTATTCTGTAGCCTACACCGACGTGGTGCAACTCTTCTGTATCTTCCTGGGACTGGTGAGACACTCGGCCCGGACCACTTATTTCAGCTGGACTTCATTTTGCTAGGGAGTTTGTACTTTTGGGACCATTCTGTTGGGTTCCATTGTAGCTGAAACATTTGAAAGGATTTGAGAAGGAATAGGCACAACTCTTACTATTAAAAACATGGTTCTATACTTCTACAACTATTAAAAACATGATTCTATATATCTACAACTATTAAAAACATGATTCTATATATCTACAACTATTAAAAACATGATTCTATATATCTACAACTATTAAAAACATGATTCTATATATCTACAACTATTAAAAACATGATTCTATATATCTACAACTATTAAAAACATGATTCTATATTTCTACAACTATTTAAAACGTGACATTCCGGCTGTAGCAGTGTGTGTTTGACCCAGGGTTGATGTTGTCTCTGCCTCTGTGTCAGTGGGTTTCAGTACCGTTCGCTCTGAGCAACCCAGCGGTGTCTGACATCAAGATCAGTGCAGTGAAGGAGATCTACCAAGCTCCCTGGAAGGGAAACATCAAGAGAGAAGACGCCTGGGTCTGGATAGACAACTTCTGTCTGCTGGTACGTACAGTACTGGATAGGACTGGTTCTGGATAGGACTGGGTCTGGATAggactgggtctggttctggatAGGACTGGGTCTGGAAAggactgggtctggttctggatAGGACCGGGTCTGGAAAggactgggtctggttctggatAGGACCGGGTCTGAATAAAACTGGGTCTGGATAGGACTGGGTCTGGATAggactgggtctggttctggatAGGACTGGTTCTGGAAAggactgggtctggttctggatAGGACTGGATCTGGATAGGACTGGGTCTGGATAGGACTGGGTCTGGATAAGACTGGGTCTGGATAGGACTGGTTCTGGATAAGACTGGGTCTGGATAGGACTGAGTCTGGATaggactgggtctgggtctggataGGACTGGTTCTGGATAAGACTGGTTCTGTCTGCTGGTACATACAGAACTGGATaagactgggtctggataagACTGGGTCTGGATAGGACTGGTTCTGAATAGGACTGGGTCTGGATAAGACTGGTTCTGTCTGCTGGTACGTACAGAACTGGATAAGACTGGGTCTGGATAGGACTGGGTCTGGATAGGACTGGTTCTGGTTCTGAATAGGACTGGGTCTGGATAGGACTGGTTCTGGATAAGACTGGTTCTGGATAAGACTGGTTCTGATACTCCAGCAGACAGAATATTTACTGTTTAAGGAGTAGTGATTATGTTCTGATTGTAATGATACTTACTGTTGAATTcactatctcctctctgtgttctaGATGAATTCACtatctcctctttctattctagaTGAATTCACTATCTCCTTTTTCCATTCTAGAGGAATTCACTATCTCCTCTCTGTAATCTAAATGAACTCACTATCTCCTCTTTCCATTCTAGATGAATTCACTATCTCCTCTTTCCATTCTAGATGAATTcactatctcctctctgtgttctaGATGAATTCACTATATCCCCTTTCCATTCTAGATGAATTcactatctcctctctgtgttctaTATGAATTCACTATCTCCTCCATGTGTTCTAGATGAATTcactatctcctctctgtgttctaGATGAACTCACTATCTCCTCTTTCCATTCTAGATGAATTcactatctcctctctgtgttctaGATGAATTcactatctcctctctgtgttctaGATGAATTcactatctcctctctgtgttctaGATGAATTcactatctcctctctgtgttctaGATGAACTCACTATCTCCTCTTTCCATTCTAGATGAATTcactatctcctctctgtgttctaGATGAATTcactatctcctctctgtgttctaGATGAATTcactatctcctctctgtgttctaGATGAATTcactatctcctctctgtgttctaGATGAATTcactatctcctctctgtgttctaGATGAATTcactatctcctctctgtgttctaGATGAATTCACTATCTCCCCTCTGTGTTCTAGATGTTGGGGGGGATTCCCTGGCAGGTATATTTTCAACgggttctctctgcctcttcagcTACGTACGCCCAGGTGCTCTCGTTCATCGCCGCTGCAGGGTGCCTGGTCATGGCCGTGCCCTCAGTAATGATCGGGGCTATAGGGGCCTCCACAGGTGAGACacgcagggacacacacacacacacacacacacacacacacacacacacacagggtgccTGGTCATGGCCGTGCCCTCAGTAATGATCGGGGCTATAGGGGCCTCCACAGgtgagacacgcacacacacacacacacacacacacacacacacacacacacacacacacacacacacacacacacacacacacacacacacacacacacacacacacacacacacacacaca
The DNA window shown above is from Oncorhynchus mykiss isolate Arlee chromosome 18, USDA_OmykA_1.1, whole genome shotgun sequence and carries:
- the LOC110528717 gene encoding high-affinity choline transporter 1-like, producing the protein MTGIHVEGLAAIALFYVLILAVGIWAAWKNKHAGEAEGTDRSETIMVGGRDIGLFVGGFTMTATWVGGGYINGTAEYVYLPGYGLAWAQAPFGYALSLVVGGLFFAKPMRSRGYVTMLDPFQQKYGKRMGGLLFIPALMGEIFWSAAILSALGATLSVIIDINIKMSVVISACIAIFYTLVGGLYSVAYTDVVQLFCIFLGLWVSVPFALSNPAVSDIKISAVKEIYQAPWKGNIKREDAWVWIDNFCLLMLGGIPWQVYFQRVLSASSATYAQVLSFIAAAGCLVMAVPSVMIGAIGASTDWNQTAYGPVPPKERDQADMILPIVLQYLCPPFVSFFGLGAVSAAVMSSADSSILSASSMFARNIYQLAFRQSASDTEIVWVMRVTIFVFGGLATAMALLTGTVYGLWYLSSDLVYVIIFPQLISVLFVKGTNTYGSVAAYVFGLILRIGGGEPYLSLPPFIYYPGWQIEDRIHHLTGEVEHIVVQKFPFKTVSMLASFLGNVAFSYLAKYLFESGKLLPKYDFLDAVLAQHSIENMDKTTLVNRNTIVLSEMAPVKPRLSVQLAATFTRRDTLAEEDSSPEDSPNHETLD